Genomic DNA from Rahnella variigena:
ATGGTCAACTCAGCACCATAACGCAGACGTTTGGGTTGTCTGCCATACTGATTTCTTAATGGTTGACCGGTCGGCTAGTTTTGTGGTTGCATTTTGTGCGATCCATTTTTACCGGGTGTCGCTGCAAAGAATAATGGCGACACACATTTTGAGAAGGAGGCATTAATGACCACGATTTTCATTATCGGCGCGGCGGGTAATATAGGGCGCCGTCTGTCAAAGACGCTTGCAGATAAAGGACATGCTGTTCGTGCGCTTTACCGTAAACCTGAACAGGAACAGACGTTACGTCAGGCAGGGGCCGAACCGGTCAGCGGGAACCTGACAGAACTGGATGCCACTACTTTGGCAGCGTACATGAAAGGCAGCGACGTGGTGGTTTTCACCGCCGGGGCCGGTGGCAAAGGCGGACCGGAAATGACCAATGCGGTCGATGGCGAAGGGCTGAAAACCGCGGTCGCGGCGGCGACTCAGGCTGGCGTTTCGCGCTTTTTGCTGGTGTCTGCATTCCCGGAAGCAGGGCGCGGTAAAACCATTTCTGATACGTTTGAAAACTACATGCGCGTCAAAAAAGAAGCCGATGTGGCGCTGGCGCAAAGCGAACTGGACTGGGTGATCTTAAGACCGGGAACACTGGTGGATGACAGCGGTACCGGACTGATTCAGGCCGGACCCGCCATTCCTTACGGCGATATCCCCCGTGATGACGTGGCAGCCACGCTTGCTGAAATCATTGAGCAGCCTGATGTCAGCCGCGTCATCATTGAACTGACTGCGGGAGATGTGCCGGTTCGTCAGGCTGTAGAAAAGATAGCGAAACGCTAAAAGTTTTTGCCACTCCCAGGCGGGCAGAAGAACGTTTGCCCGTCAGGAGAGTGGCGGATCGGAAAGGGGAGCCGGCAGCCTGAATGAAAAGTTTTTTAAATTACCTGTAGACGACTGGTCTAATTGTTGTTAGTGTAGCGACAAGGTTAAGGCGAACGGGCGATATCACACTGCTTTGTTCAGACCGGATCCAAAGGCTTTTCGTAATGGGTTCACAGGTTTTTTTTATCTGACATCTAGACGACTGGTCTACTCAAATCACAATTCACTACGCCGGAGATTTATTATGAAGATTCTTATGGTTCTCACCTCACACGATAAACTGGGTAACACAGGCCGTAAAACAGGTTTCTGGCTGGAAGAGCTGGCCGCACCTTACTATGCATTTAAAGATGCCGGAGCGGAAATTACGCTGGCTTCTCCAGAAGGTGGCAACCCGCCGTTAGATCCAAAAAGCAATGAGCCTGATTTCCAGACTGAACAGACTCACCGCTTCGAGGCCGACGAGCAGGCAACCGCTCAGCTGGCTTCAACGGTTCGTCTCGACAGCGTGTCGCAAGCTGATTTCGACGCCGTTTTCTATCCTGGCGGCCACGGTCCGTTGTGGGATCTGGCAGAAGATAAAAATTCTGTCGCCCTGATCGAAGCGTTTCTGGCGGCCGGTAAGCACGTGGCGCTGGTCTGTCATGCACCGGGCGTACTGCGTCATGTTAAAACTTCTGAAGGAAAACCACTGGTTGAAGGTAAAAAAGTGACCGGTTTTACCAACACCGAAGAAGAAGCGGTAGGGCTGACTGACGTGGTGCCTTTCCTGGTGGAAGACGAACTGATAGCCAAAGGCGGTATCTATTCCAAAGGACCAGACTGGGGTTCCTATGTGGTTATCGACGGTCTGCTGATCACCGGTCAAAACCCGGGATCTTCTGCTGAAGCGGCTGAACTGCTGATTAAGCAACTGGGCGCATAGTCGTTCCTCACGCGGGGTGGCAGGCATGAATGTCGCCCCGCTTAGCAGGTGTCGACCTGTTGTTATTGCGGGGTGGGCGGGTGTATTGTCGTGCGTGAATATGTTGTCCTTTCATTCGCTCATAGACGACTGGTCTAGTTTCTGGTAAATTTGCCCTATGACTACTGCAACTCAACACCATAACAATGACGTCCGCGAGCATATCCTTGCGACAGGCCAGCGTATTATGGCCGGCAAGGGTTTTTCTGCTGTCGGACTGAATGAAATCCTCAAAGACGCGGGCGTGCCCAAAGGGTCTTTCTATCACTATTTTGGCTCGAAAGAGGCTTTTGGTGTGGGAATGCTTGAGCGCTATTTTGAAGACTATCTGGCCGACCTCGACAGGACGCTGAGCCAGCCCGGCCTTAATATGGCGCAGCGACTGATGAATTACTGGCAGCTATGGCGGGAATCTCAGTCATTCTCCGACTGTCAGGGCAAATGCCTCGCCGTGAAACTGGGCGCGGAAGTTGCAGATCTGTCGGATACCATGCGTTTAACGCTGCTTTCCGGCACGGCGGGAATTATCTCGCGTCTGGCGGAAGCATTAGAAACTGGTGTGGCTGAGGGATCTCTGACGATTGATGACACACCACGCACTGTGGCGGAAAGTTTGTATCAGCTCTGGCTGGGTGCCAGCGTGATGGTCAAGATTGTCCGCAACATGAGCCCGTTTGATTCCGCGATGGCGACGACGCAAAAAATTATTCACATCATCTGAAAATAATGCCAGCCATATTAAATGACTGGCATTCGCTTGCGAAAATGATTATTCCGGCAGTTGTGCTAACGCGTTTTTCACTGCATCAGGCATCGAAGGGCGTCCGTTAGTCAGACAGGTTGCCACAAAAGTGGCTTCGGCAAACACCACGCCATCCACTTTGATCTGCTGAACGAAGTTGACGCGGTTACGTTTCTCATTTCTCGCCAGTTCACAGGTTACTTCAACCTGATCGCCTTTTTGCAGGCTTTTACGAAAGCGCAGTGAATACTCCAGCACCATGTACATGTTGCCCTGAGCAAACTCTGCCTCGATATCAATACCCAGCGCTTCGCGCATGTAGGCATGGCGCGTCCATTCCATATAGAAGGGATAATACAAACCATCCACGACACCCTGAAAATCGATATGTTTTTCATCTACTTCATAATGCTTACTAAACATTTGCTGCTCCGTAGCCAGTCCATTTTTTTAAACAGGGCATCATATATACAACAGTAAGTTCTTTTGGTAAAAACCAACGTGTTTCAGAATATAAGATCTCTTGTATCAGGATAAAAAAATCCCTTTGCGGGAGCCGGTGACTATAGGAAAGAACCCATGCTGAAAGAAAACTTCAACGAACTGCAGATTTTTCTGGTCGTTGCGAGAGAACGAAGTTTTACCAAAGCAGCAGGAAAGCTGGGGGTTTCGCAGTCGGCACTCAGTCATGCCGTTAAGGCGCTGGAAGAACGTTTAAACATCCGCCTTTTGACCCGCACCACCCGAAGTGTGGCGCCCACTGAAATCGGCGAGAAGATTATTGCCTGCCTGGAACCACGACTTGCGGATCTCGAGCAGGAGCTGGAAACACTTGTTCAGCTTAACGGCCCGACCTCCGGGAATATCCGCATATCGGCGGGGGAACACTCCGCAAGAAAATTGTTGTGGCCAAAGCTGAAGCCGTTTTTACAAGAATATCCTGAAATCAATGTCGAACTGCATGTGGATAACGGTTTCGTCGATATCGTCGATGGTCGCTACGATGCCGGAGTGCGTCTGGGCGAGAGCGTAGATAAAGATATGATTGCCGTACGCATCGGTCCGGATTTCCGTATGGTGGTCGTCGGTTCGCCGGACTATTTTGTTGAAAAGGGTATTCCGCAAACTCCGCATGAGCTGCAATACCACAAGTGCATCAATATGCGTCTGCCAACCGCCGGTGGGTTGTACCACTGGGAATTCGAGAAAGAGGGAAAGCCGTTGCGGGTGCGCGTGGAAGGGCAACTGACGTTTAATTTGCTGTCAGAACGAATCGATGCGGTGCTGTCAGGATTTGGACTTGCCTGTGTGCCGGAGGACATGGTTGAGGACCGGGTGAAATCTGGTGAACTGATTCAGGTGCTGGATGCGTGGTGTCCGTCGTTTCCGGGCTATTACCTTTACTACCCGAGCAGAAAACAACATCCGCCAGCTTTTGCGCTGATGATTGATATGCTGCGCTACAACGGATAATACGTCAGCGGCACGAATTTTATCCTTCACAGGTTATGGTTCAGTCCCGCAATATTTTCGAGAAACATACAGCCTCATTCCGGCCGATATAGGGTCCGTAATTCTCTATGAGTACGTATCCGTTATTCTTATAAAAATTTACCGCCTTATGGTTAACGTGTCGGGTTTCAAGCCATATCTCTGTATATCCCATGTTTTTCGCGGATGTTTCGAGAAAATTGAGTAAGGCTTTTCCTACCCCAGGGGCGCTTCGATCTGAGAACATTCTTTTAAGTTCGGCGATATTTTCTGTTAACGGTCGGATAGCTCCGCACCCTGTTGCATCGCCTTTTTCGTTTCGTGCCAGCACCCAAAGCGATCTGTCACCATCCATTGAATCTATTGTGAAATTACTTTTTCCACTATCACCCGTTATCGCTGCAAGCTCCGCTGACAATTTTTCTACTAAAGAACAAGAATCTGGCGAAAATGGGTCTGATTTCTCTACTGTTATCATTCGATACCCTCATAAAGTTCTTAGTCAGAATAGAAGATGTTTAAGGTAAATTCCTCATGTTTTATTTGATGATGTTAAATGCCGGATTTCTACAGCTCCACCTGTGATGTTTTCCGTTTTTCTGGCCGATCACTTAAACTGCCCCACACAGGACGGAACATAGGGAAAGTAAGATGCTTTTGCCAGCGACAAGCTTTATAAAAAACGTGTATCAATCGTCATCTGAAGAATGAGTCATCAATTGTTTGTTTCTCTGGATGGGCCCAAGGGTGCCGGTAAAACCACATTGCTGGAGGCCATTACGAAAGTATTAAGGGCAGACAACAAGAAGGTGGTCCGCCTTTGCGAGAAAAAAAGCGATCCATACAGGGGCGAAACAATGGCTCTTGTTAACAAGTTCGCCCGAAATCCCACTCTGGATTTGGAATTAGAGGTTTGTAAGCGCCTTGCTGATAGCCGTGCCTGGATTTCTGAACATGTGCTGACTAAGCAGCCAGCGGACTGCATTATCCTGATGGATCGCTGGTATCCGTCGGATGCCGCATTTCGCCGGATGATCCCTTTTGCAGAGATTTTACAGCTTAACATTGAACGAAGGGTGAGAACGCCAGACCTGCATGTCGGGGTGGTGACTGCGCCTGAAATTTCCTGGGCAAGGGCCGCGTCGCGGTCGCGCGGGCTGGGCAGTACGGTGATTTCTAAGCTGGAAGAGCATGTCGCTTGTACCACGGCGTTCGAGCGAGAAGTTGCACATCATGACTGGATTTTATGCCGCAATGAAGGAACGATCGAAGACGCAACGATGCAGGTCATTTCAGAGATCTACAGGGTGTCCGGCCTCTTACATCCCCGCTTCTAAAAACTCAATAAAGGCTCTGACTTTTGAATTCAGTGCCGAGCGTTCGTTGACGCAGGCATAGATATTCATCGGCAGAGACTCTGCGTCGCTGTCGCAGAACAAAGGCATGAGCCGTCCGCTATCAATCAACGGCTGGGCGATAAAGCTTGCCAGCCGCGCGATACCGCCGCCGTTCTCTGCTATTTTGGCAATAATATCAATGTCATCGCTGATGAATTGCGGATTGAGTTTCGCATTAATAGGTTGCCCGTTAATCTTAAATGTCCAGGGCAGAAAACGTCCGTCGGTGGGATAACGAAAAACCAGGCAGGCGTGCCGGCTCAGTTCTTCGGGAGTCTGCGGGATGCCTGCGCGCGCCAGATAAGCGGGGGCGGCGCAGAATATAAACGGCAAAGAGGCGATTTTTCTGGCAATCAGTTGATCGTTTAGTTGTGCCTCGATGCGGATACTGACGTCTATGCCTTCCAGCCGGTGGTCAACGTTGCGATCTGTGCTGATCAGTTCGACATCAATATCGGGAAATGACGCTTTGAACGCTGGCATCAGTGGTGCGATGACATACCGGCCAAAGGCGGCAGTCGTGGCGATGCACAGCGTCCCTTGTGGTTTGGTTTCAAGCGCAGCAGCCTGCGAAGCGAGATCAATATCATGGGGAATATGACGGACTTTCTCGAAATAGCGTTTACCACTTTCGGTTAATGTCATGCTCCGGGTGGTGCGCGATATCAGGCGTACGCCCAGATGTGTCTCAAGTCGCGACAGGCTCTGGCTCACCGCCGCCGGACTCATCCCTTTACCACGTGCTGCCGCGGCGATACTGCCGTGTTCCACTACGCGGATAAAATTGCTGATCAGCCCTAACACATCCATAGTCTCTCCCGTGCCCGATTCGTCACTTTTTATTAATAATGATTAAAGCACAACCGCTCTACTACCGTCAGGGCTAGCTTGTTAGTTTATCCGCTGTTTCGCAAACCTCCGTTAAACAGGATAACCCGATGACTGACGCAGTGACTAAAAATATCCCACGTATTCGCTTTCCTAAACGTACTTCCCCCTACATTTTTGCGCTGTACATGGCGACCATTATGGCGTTTCTGATGAGTCTGGTGATCACTCTGGCTGAATTTGGCATGGGGCCTCATTACATGGAAAATGTGATGAATGCTTATCAGGTTGCTATGCCCGCGGCCTTTGTCTGCATACTCGTTGTCCGTCCGGTGGTTATCCGGCTGGTGGGATTAACGGTTCACGGTCACTGAGTCATTCAACAGGCTGCCTGGAGATATATAGAAAAGGGCGGGCGTCTCATCTACGCTGTATGAGCTTTGCCCTTTTTGCATTTACAGGAACTGGAAAGATGAAAGTCGACTGGCACAGTGCCTTACTGACACGTACCACGCTTGTGGATAAGCATTACAGAAACACCCAGAATGTTCGTCGTTTCCTGACTGAACAGTGCGGGGAGGATTTTCGCTTCGATCGTGATTTTATGGCCTGGATACGCAATGGAGTGCCAAAAACGCTGGGCGATGTGGCCGATGAGTGGAAGCGCAGGCAGTCACCGTAACGCTGATATTTTAAATTCTGAGTCCCCGATGCTGAGGACTCAGTTCACAAGATCCTCAGTTCATTCCGTTCAGTTTTTCCATCAGCTCATCAGATAAATTCAGCCGTGCGCTGGCCAGGTTTTCCTGCAAATGTTCCGGTGATGACGTGCCGGGGATCAGCAAAATATTCGGTGAACGTCTGAGCAACCAGGCCAGCGCGACCTGCATCGGTGTGGCCTGTAAGTCAGCGGCGACTTCATCGAGTTGCGTTGACTGCAGCGGGGAAAATCCGCCGAGCGGGAAGAAAGGCACGTAGGCGATGCCCTGATCCGCCAGCCGGTCCACCAGCGCATCGTCATGGCGGTTGGCCAGGTTATACATATTCTGCACGCAGACAATCGGCGTCAGTTTCTGCGCGTCCTCGACCTGTTTTGCCGTGACATTGCTCAGGCCAATATGACGAACCAGTCCGCGTTCTTTTAGCTTAATCATCGCCTCCAGCTGCGGTTCGAGCGATCCTTCTTTCGGCTGATGGGTATCCAGCATACTGCGCAGATTCACCACTTCCATTGCCTCAAGCCCCAGATTGCGCAGGTTATCTTCCACCGCACTGACCAGTTCCTGTGGCGTAAATGCCGTTAACCAGCCGCCTTTCTCATCCCGGCGCGCACCGACTTTGGTGACGATACACAGATTGTCAGCGTAAGGATGCAGGGCTTTTTTGATTAGCTTATTGGTTTCATGCGGACCGTAGAAATCACTGGTATCGATATGATTCACACCGCTCGCCACCGCATCGCGCAATACCTGAATGGCGCGGGCTTCATCTTTTACCGGACCAAAAACACCCGGACCTGCCAGCTGCATGGCACCGTAACCTAAACGTGCCACTTCGCGGTCGCCGAGACGATAAGTCATTGAGGGTTGTGACATGGGATTCTCCTTTATGTGTGTTCAATGATTGTAGCGCTGCGCTGGCTGTGCAACTATCCGGTGAAATCAGGACAAACTGTACGAGGCTACGCACAATGTCGATGGATATCGCCCTGCTGCACGCAGTGGTTGAGGTGGCAAAAGCCGGAGGATTTCGCGAGGCGGCACGGGTCACCGGCAGTAATGCATCACGGCTCAGCGATGCGGTACGCCGCGCCGAACAACAACTGGGCATCCGGTTATTTCACCGCACCACACGCACGGTGGTTCTGACCGAAGCTGGCAGGGCGCTGATTGAACGACTGCTGCCCGCGATGAATGAAGTGAATGCCGCGCTGGATGCGCTCAACCGTTACCGCCACACGCCCGGCGGCATATTGCGTCTGAATGTGCCGGTCAGCGCCACGCGGCTGGTTTTACCTGCCTTAGTGCCGGAGTTTTTACAGCGCTATCCCGATATCCAGCTGGAAATCATCGCCGAAAGTAATGTGCAGGATGTGTTTCGTGACGGCTGCGACGCCGGTATCCGCTATGACGAACGTCTGGAGCAGGACATGGTGGCGATCCCCATTGGTCCGCGTATTCAGCGCTACGCCGCTGCCGCGTCACCGGCATATCTTGATGTCCACGGCAGGCCGTCGCATCCGCGGGATCTGATCCCGCATCGCTGTCTGCGCGGACGCTATGCCAGCGGCATCATGCCCGACTGGGAATTCGAGCGTGAAGGCGAAACCGTCAGCGTGCAGGTGAGCGGTCCGCTGGTGGTCAGCGTGGGTGGCGCGGTCGATCTGGCGGTGGAAGCAGCGATTGCAGGAACGGGGATCATTTATCTGTTTGAAGAATGGTTACGACCCGCCATCACCAGCGGAAAACTCGAGCCCCTGTTGCAGCCATGGTGGCTGTCTTTTTCCGGTCCGTGGCTTTATTACAACGATCGCCGTCTGATCCCCGCGCCTTTACAGGCATTCATTGATTTTGTGCGCGAAGACAATTTGCGCCGGGAAAACTCACTCTGAGCCTGGCGCTGCCTGTGTGGTCGCCGCCGGATGATATGAAGAGGGCGGCTGCCCGGTCACGCGCCGGAACATGGTGGAAAACGACGAGCCGTTGTCGTATCACGGCGTCAGGTTCTTCTGGCATGCTCTTTACCCGCCGGTGTATTCCAGCCGTGCCCGACGTTCTGCATGCCCGGATTTATGTCATCTTGCTGCTGGCGGTGCTGATGGCGATGGCTATTTGAAAACACGAATAATTAACACAACCATAATATAATTCACGACTATTACCCATGAGGGATATATTTATCCAAAGCTCATAAATAACATTTACCTTAATAAAGGTATAGACCGGACTTGTTTAACTCTTATTTAGTTTTCCCACCTCAGAATAATAGTATTAAAAATATCCTTTATACACACTGAAGAGATATTAAATAAATTCAGTTCATCGGTAACAGGTACGAATTTTTCCGGTGGTTCAATACATTATCTGAGGCTGGAATAATCATCTTATGCGTAGAGTTAACCGGGTAAATCTTTTATGGCTTCTGGCCTTTACGGGGCCAGGGGCGGCTAAAAATGATGCCAGCGAACTGAGTTTGTACTCAATCAATACCGGTTCATTTGTTTACCATATGACGGGTAATGTCGGGGATTACAACGAAATTTTCAAGAATAAGTTCTTTTCCGTTGAGCGTAAATTATCTCAGGAGTCGAAGAACAGTATGCTCGTGGGCACGATGAAAAACAGTTTTAACGATCGCTGTTTGTCGATGGGTATGAGAAGGGATTTACACGAAATCAATTCTAGGTGGATGATAAAAGGGGTCTATGCCTACACCGGTGAGTTCTTTGCAAAAGCGTTCAGTGACTGCGGCAATCACGGGTCATATCATGATTTTAAAAAAGTCACCGGCATCGGTTTTTCGCCTTACATCTACCACGCTCTCCAGTACAATCCGACCACTTTCTTCGGCGTTGAAGCGGGGATTATTGCGCCTGACATTTTTGCAACCAGTATCCAGTGGAGCTTCCGATAAGGTTCTGACATAAATAGTTTTTTTCAATGCGATAACGCCTCCCTATATACCGAAAATACCTTTCGGTTCTCCTCCTGATATTCTTTTTATTCACTGCGTCTATACTCAAATTCAGGCTGATGCTGTTCGATTTTCAATACTTTTTTTTCATTAAGGCGGTGGCTGACGTGCTTAAGAAAACTTTCGGGCTTTCATGCCTGCCGTTATTAGTAGCCCTGCCTGCGAGCCAGGCAGATCAATTAAACTTATATTCGATTAACACCGGATCCTTCGTTTATCACCTGACCGGTAACCACGGGCAATATACCGAGAAATTTGATAACGATTTCTATTCGGTTGAGCGAAAATTCTCTGAAGATTCAAAGTATAGTGTGTTAGTCGGGACGATGAAAAACAGCTTTGATGACCGCTGTATCGCCATAGGGATGCGGCGCGACTGGGCGGAGAGCAACACGGGTTGGGTGTTCAAAGGCGTGTACGGTTACACCGGTGAGTTCTTTTTTGATGCCTTCAAACACTGCGGCGATGATGGATCTTATGCCGATTTCAAGAAAGTCACCGGCATTGGCTTTTCACCGTATATTTATCACGCCATTCAATACAACTTCACTGATTATTTCGGCGTTGAAAGCGGGATTATTATCCCTTCAGTTTTTGTGATCACCGTGCAATGGAGTTTTAGATAACGCCCCACGCTCAACCCAGCAATCCCAGATGTTCGACCAGAATCGATGTGCCGATGCCAATCAGTACCACGCCACCGAGGATTTCCGCCCATTTACCGATCGCCGCACCGAGAAAACGGCCCAGCAACATACCGGACGTTGCCATGATGGTGGTGGCCGCGCCAATAGTCAGCGCCATCACCAGAATATTCACCTGAAGGAACGCCAGCCCGACGCCGACGGCCATTGCATCCAGACTGGTCGCGACGGCGGTGGTGACCAGCAGCCAGAAGCCGTGGCGACGCGGTGCTTCTGTCTCTTCTGCGGTATCTTTTTTAAAGGCTTCCACAATCATACGGATACCGAGGATCAGCAGCAGGGTGAACGCCACCCAGTGATCCCAGCTCATAATAAACTGGCTGGCCGCCAGACCAATACCCCAGCCGATGACCGGCGTAATCGCTTCGATCACACCAAAAATGAGCCCGGTACGTAATGCCTCTTTAAAGGGCGGACGGTGCAGTGCTGCGCCTTTGCCGATTGCTGCTGCGAACGCATCCATGGACATGCCGAACGCCAGAATGAGGATTGTGTAAAGTTGCATAAAACAGACCAGTCAGGCCTTCATGAAGAAAAAAGGCTGTTTATTAAAAGATGCGCGCAGTTTGCCACAGAACTTAAAATAAAAAAACCATAACTTTCAATGTGTTATAGTATTGGTTAAGAATGTTAGCACAGGCTATATTTGGTTGAAATGCCCGCAAATTGCTGAAAATGGCATCGGCAGGAATGAAAAACATCAATCATCATAACGATTTATCGCGAGCCGGTTTTATTCACGGAATCTCACCTGCGAAGGCTCGCGCTTCCTCATCGTGCGGCGTAAACAATAAACGTCACTACGCCAAATATCTCCAGCGACTCTTCATCCTGGAAAGTGATCGGCTGATAATTCGGATTCATCGGTACCAGTTGCAGCACCGGATGAGTCCGCAATTTTTTTACTGTGAATTCCCCGTCCACCGCCGCCACTACGATATCGCCATCAACCGCTGTCAGGGCGCTGTCCACCACCAGCAAATCGCCTTCGTTGACGTTGGCATCGCTCATCGAATGGCCGGAAACACGGATAAAATAGGTCGCGCTGGGATGGGCAATCAGCAGCTTGTTCAGATCGATACGCGACTCCACGTAATCCTGCGCCGGAGACGGAAAGCCGCAAGGCACGCGATCCAGGAATAACGGCAGGGTGATTTTTTGCAGATGTTCTGCGGGTGTGTACAACATCATACTCATTTCTCGAGATACTGGTTTTATATACAGTATTCACGCTGAAGGGGCACGGATCAAGCCTGTCAGATGAAGAAAATCCTATCTGCCTGTGCGGACAGAAAATTTAGTGTTCCGCCTATATCCTGTTTCACGACGTACAACGGCGTTCAGACCGGGAGACAATAAAATTATGAGGTTTGTAATTTATTCGAGCTATTTTTAGACAGTAAACAATTGCCCTGTGCAAACTGCACACAAAATAAAGTGTTAAAAGATATTATTTTTAGAAAATTAAAATTTCTACGTATTATGGTGTCACATGAAATTTTTAATTATTTAATAGAGGTAGAGAAGTTTCTATAAATGTGTGCTTTTCATAAGTAAATAAATGTAATGTATTTATAATGTCATGATTTAATTGATTTAATTTTAATTAAATAAAGTTAATATATTAGTAAGCAGAAAGATATTTAAAAAGAAAAAGCAATTGTCTATCCTTGCCACTGTATTTTAATTACCTCCCCTCTATTATGGTGATTTATCTGTGAGCAATACACAACATAAACTTAGCAAAGCTCGCCCTCCTCGCGTTCAAATAACCTATGACGTGGAAGTTGGCGGCGCTGAATCCAAAAAAGAATTGCCTTTAGTCATGGGCGTTATTGGTGATTTTGCCAAAGATGAAATGTCTCTGCGCGATCGTCGTTTCACACATATTGATAAAGACAACTTTAACAATGTGATGGAAGGCATGAGCCCGGCAATTGACATGTTGATCGAAAGCACATTACCGGAAAAAGAAGGTCAGATGGCCGTTTCGCTGGAATTTAACTGTATGGATGATTTCTCGCCTGAGAATGTGGCTATGCAAGTTGAGCCTCTGCGCAAACTGCTTGAATTACGTGAACAATTGAGCGATTTGCGTAACCGCACAGCCAGCAATGATCGCCTGAAAGAACAGTTGGTTGAATTGCTTGAGAGCCTGAATAAAGACGCAGAACCTGCAAAAGGAGATGCTGAATGAGTGATATTCAGGTCATGAATACCTCAGCGCCGGCTGAGCAATCAAATGATTATCTTGATCAG
This window encodes:
- the umuD gene encoding translesion error-prone DNA polymerase V autoproteolytic subunit; protein product: MMLYTPAEHLQKITLPLFLDRVPCGFPSPAQDYVESRIDLNKLLIAHPSATYFIRVSGHSMSDANVNEGDLLVVDSALTAVDGDIVVAAVDGEFTVKKLRTHPVLQLVPMNPNYQPITFQDEESLEIFGVVTFIVYAAR
- the mntP gene encoding manganese efflux pump MntP — translated: MQLYTILILAFGMSMDAFAAAIGKGAALHRPPFKEALRTGLIFGVIEAITPVIGWGIGLAASQFIMSWDHWVAFTLLLILGIRMIVEAFKKDTAEETEAPRRHGFWLLVTTAVATSLDAMAVGVGLAFLQVNILVMALTIGAATTIMATSGMLLGRFLGAAIGKWAEILGGVVLIGIGTSILVEHLGLLG
- the tssB gene encoding type VI secretion system contractile sheath small subunit — encoded protein: MSNTQHKLSKARPPRVQITYDVEVGGAESKKELPLVMGVIGDFAKDEMSLRDRRFTHIDKDNFNNVMEGMSPAIDMLIESTLPEKEGQMAVSLEFNCMDDFSPENVAMQVEPLRKLLELREQLSDLRNRTASNDRLKEQLVELLESLNKDAEPAKGDAE
- a CDS encoding LysR family transcriptional regulator, translating into MSMDIALLHAVVEVAKAGGFREAARVTGSNASRLSDAVRRAEQQLGIRLFHRTTRTVVLTEAGRALIERLLPAMNEVNAALDALNRYRHTPGGILRLNVPVSATRLVLPALVPEFLQRYPDIQLEIIAESNVQDVFRDGCDAGIRYDERLEQDMVAIPIGPRIQRYAAAASPAYLDVHGRPSHPRDLIPHRCLRGRYASGIMPDWEFEREGETVSVQVSGPLVVSVGGAVDLAVEAAIAGTGIIYLFEEWLRPAITSGKLEPLLQPWWLSFSGPWLYYNDRRLIPAPLQAFIDFVREDNLRRENSL